The Fulvia fulva chromosome 6, complete sequence genome includes a window with the following:
- a CDS encoding ABC transporter ATP-binding protein ARB1: protein MVSASKAAREAKKAAAGKDKKTAASKVASKNASTAASENSSVNGDDEPLEDADGDALPQNTDSKLSAKVQKLKLQEDKDGISDRVTTGVLASLEQSRDVKITSASLVFHGKVLFNDTTLEVNYGRRYGLLGENGCGKSTLLKAIAAREFPFPDHIDIYLLNEGAEPSDTGALQWVVNSAEREMKRLEELAETILEDEGPDSPKLEDIYERLDGMDPSTFHTRAGLILTGLGFNKKTMDKKTKDMSGGWRMRVALAKALFVKPSLLLLDDPTAHLDLEACVWLEEYMKKWDRTLILVSHSMDFLNGVCTNMIDMRMKGLMYYGGNYDSYMKTRTEQEVNQQKAYEKQQDEIKHIKEFIAKAGTYANLVRQAKSRQKILDKMEADGFIQPVHQDRIFTFRFADVEKLPPPVLSLDNVTFSYSGKKEDNLYENLDFGVDMDSRTALVGPNGVGKSTLLRIFTGKLSPTSGSVSRHTHLKLGMYSQHSAEQLDLTKSALDFVRDKYPAISQDYQYWRQQLGRYGLSGESQTAVMGTLSEGQKSRIVFALLAIESPNMLLLDEPTNGLDIPTIDSLADAINAFSGGVVVVSHDFRLLDKIAKDIMVCENKTVTRWNGTIGEYKKKLRNKMTSTGAV, encoded by the exons ATGGTCTCCGCATCAAAGGCAGCACGTGAAGCCAAGAAGGCCGCGGCCGGCAAGGACAAGAAGACGGCTGCCAGCAAGGTCGCCTCCAAGAACGCATCCACCGCCGCCAGCGAGAACTCGTCTGTTAACGGCGACGACGAGCCACTCGAGGACGCCGACGGCGATGCGCTCCCGCAGAACACCGACAGCAAGCTGAGCGCAAAAGTTCAAAAGCTCAAACTCCAGGAAGACAAAGACGGTATCTCCGACCGTGTGACGACTGGTGTGCTGGCATCTCTCGAGCAGAGCCGCGACGTCAAGATCACATCCGCCTCGCTCGTGTTCCACGGCAAGGTTCTCTTCAACGATACTACACTCGAGGTCAACTACGGCCGACGATATGGTCTCCTTGGTGAGAACGGCTGCGGAAAGTCGACTCTCCTCAAGGCAATTGCCGCTCGCGAATTCCCATTCCCAGACCACATCGACATCTACCTACTCAACGAGGGCGCTGAGCCATCTGACACCGGCGCGCTCCAGTGGGTGGTGAACTCGGCAGAACGTGAGATGAAGAGATTGGAAGAGCTTGCAGAGACAATCCTTGAAGACGAAGGTCCAGACAGCCCGAAGCTCGAGGATATCTACGAGCGTCTCGACGGCATGGATCCATCTACATTCCACACCCGTGCTGGTCTCATTCTGACTGGTCTCGGCTTCAACAAGAAGACCATGGACAAGAAGACCAAGGACATGTCTGGTGGTTGGCGTATGCGTGTCGCCTTGGCCAAGGCTCTCTTCGTCAAGCCATCTCTTCTGCTCCTGGACGACCCGACAGCACATTTGGATCTGGAAGCCTGTGTGTGGCTGGAAGAGTACATGAAGAAGTGGGACCGCACTCTCATTCTGGTTTCACACTCTATGGACTTCTTGAACGGTGTCTGCACAAACATGATTGACATGCGTATGAAGGGTCTGATGTACTACGGTGGTAACTACGACTCGTACATGAAGACAAGGACAGAGCAGGAAGTCAACCAGCAAAAGGCATACGAGAAGCAGCAAGACGAGATCAAGCACATCAAAGAGTTCATCGCCAAGGCCGGTACCTACGCCAACTTGGTGCGTCAAGCCAAGTCTCGACAAAAGATCCTAGACAAGATGGAGGCAGATGGCTTCATCCAGCCAGTGCACCAGGACCGCATCTTCACATTCCGTTTCGCAGATGTCGAGAAGCTTCCTCCACCAGTGCTGTCCCTCGACAACGTCACATTCTCCTACTCCGGCAAGAAGGAGGACAACCTCTACGAGAACCTCGACTTCGGTGTCGACATGGACAGCAGAACCGCACTCGTCGGACCCAACGGTGTTGGAAAGTCTACACTGCTCCGCATCTTCACTGGCAAGCTGTCCCCTACCTCTGGATCCGTCTCCCGTCACACTCACTTGAAGCTCGGCATGTACAGCCAGCACTCTGCTGAGCAGCTCGACTTGACAAAGTCTGCTCTCGATTTCGTCCGCGACAAGTACCCCGCCATCTCACAAGACTACCAGTACTGGCGTCAACAGCTTGGTCGCTACGGTCTGTCTGGTGAGTCCCAGACTGCCGTCATGGGTACACTTTCCGAAGGCCAGAAGTCGCGTATTGTATTCGCACTGCTCGCAATTGAAAGTCCAAACATGCTCTTGCTCGACGAGCCTACCAACGGTCTCGATATCCCGACCATCGACTCGCTGGCAGACGCTATCAATGCATTCTCAGGAGGTGTTGTCGTCGTCTCTCACGACTTCAG ACTGCTCGACAAGATTGCCAAGGACATCATGGTGTGCGAGAACAAGACGGTCACCAGGTGGAACGGCACCATCGGAGAATACAAGAAGAAGCTCCGGAACAAGATGACCTCGACCGGTGCAGTCTAA
- a CDS encoding Ecp50-1 — MLSLSNLLLFALGASSTAIVLPPYSSSATQIGNDIDSINDSITQLTDNIRNFHGPTVISDMRHLSDSLSAATQSIKTEDAVDDESAAFLVASVRDEVQPNAEDMLDALIKAEAQAKKGKIRQQILGWLQNLRNMMQNFGTGLAPKVPLDQRSELRKAMTAMLKDFDTAIKAYGGAVGVPPPN; from the coding sequence ATGTTGTCTCTCTCCAACCTTCTGCTCTTTGCGCTGGGCGCGAGCTCAACGGCCATCGTCCTCCCACCATACTCCTCCAGCGCGACACAAATCGGCAACGACATCGACAGCATCAACGACAGCATAACACAGCTCACCGATAATATCCGAAACTTCCACGGGCCGACCGTCATCTCAGACATGCGACACCTTAGCGACAGTCTCTCCGCAGCGACCCAGAGCATCAAGACTGAAGATGCTGTAGATGACGAGTCTGCCGCCTTCCTTGTCGCCAGTGTCCGGGACGAAGTCCAGCCCAACGCAGAAGATATGCTCGATGCGCTTATCAAAGCTGAAGCGCAGGCCAAGAAAGGGAAGATTCGGCAGCAGATTCTTGGATGGTTGCAGAATCTGAGGAACATGATGCAAAATTTCGGAACTGGGCTCGCGCCGAAGGTGCCTCTAGATCAGAGAAGTGAGCTGCGTAAGGCCATGACTGCAATGTTGAAGGATTTCGATACGGCGATTAAGGCGTATGGAGGGGCTGTAGGTGTACCGCCGCCGAATTGA
- a CDS encoding Putative exopolyphosphatase, protein MSRLSIRAYLSAARRHLQKCLIEKSHTSFVIGNESADLDSITCALIYGYLLSERPEVKRSGSLVIPVTNIPAADLQLRPELTALLKHADIKPSELITLDDIGTDSLSADKTSWTLVDHNSLQGKLGELYRSRVIGVVDHHDDEHTVSEDAQPRIITKTGSCQSLVINHLRDTWQKISDSAMTVGAAHPQNNETLVDDHAYTSTWDAQAAKIALGAILIDTVDLKAEHKVTEHDKKAFRFLEAKINISRKYGKDYDRDRFFTEIDDAKSNLDGLSLEDILRKDYKQWTEGDLTLGISSCVQPISYLTEKGKEFQGSLKAFAKSKSLDLFVIMPAFKEGGNFQREILLMTLSEKGNAAAERFAKSGQEELELEDKESSALGKDDEIKSRYFWNQKNLDASRKRVGPLLREAMKG, encoded by the coding sequence ATGTCTAGGCTCTCAATACGAGCATACCTATCAGCTGCGCGGCGGCACTTACAGAAATGCTTGATAGAGAAAAGCCACACCTCTTTCGTCATCGGTAATGAATCTGCCGACCTGGACTCCATCACATGTGCTTTGATATATGGCTACCTTCTATCAGAAAGACCCGAAGTGAAGCGTTCTGGAAGTCTGGTAATCCCAGTCACCAACATACCAGCAGCCGACCTCCAGCTTCGTCCAGAACTTACAGCACTCCTCAAACATGCCGACATCAAGCCTTCCGAACTCATCACATTGGACGATATTGGGACAGATTCATTGTCAGCAGACAAGACTAGCTGGACGTTGGTAGACCACAACTCACTACAAGGCAAGCTGGGCGAGTTGTATCGAAGTCGTGTCATTGGCGTTGTCGATCATCATGATGATGAGCATACTGTGTCCGAAGATGCCCAGCCACGGATCATCACCAAGACTGGTAGTTGTCAGAGTCTGGTGATCAACCATTTGCGAGACACATGGCAGAAGATTTCGGATTCAGCAATGACAGTTGGTGCCGCACATCCGCAAAATAACGAAACTTTGGTTGATGACCATGCTTATACTTCGACATGGGATGCACAAGCTGCGAAGATTGCTCTGGGAGCTATCTTGATCGACACAGTCGATCTGAAAGCAGAGCACAAAGTCACTGAGCATGACAAGAAAGCTTTCAGATTCCTGGAGGCGAAGATCAACATTTCGAGAAAGTACGGCAAGGACTACGACAGAGACAGGTTCTTCACGGAGATTGATGATGCCAAATCGAATCTGGATGGCCTTTCACTAGAGGACATCCTTCGGAAAGACTACAAGCAATGGACAGAAGGCGATCTCACACTTGGTATCAGCAGCTGTGTACAGCCTATTTCGTACCTCACTGAGAAGGGAAAGGAGTTTCAAGGCTCGCTGAAAGCATTTGCCAAAAGCAAGTCTCTCGATCTCTTCGTTATCATGCCTGCATTCAAGGAGGGGGGCAACTTTCAGCGTGAGATCTTACTCATGACGCTGAGCGAGAAGGGTAATGCAGCCGCTGAGCGTTTCGCCAAGAGTGGTCAGGAAGAGCTAGAGCTGGAGGATAAGGAGTCTTCGGCTTTGGGCAAGGACGATGAGATCAAGTCTCGGTACTTTTGGAACCAGAAGAACCTTGATGCGAGCAGGAAAAGGGTCGGACCTTTGCTGCGGGAGGCGATGAAGGGCTGA
- a CDS encoding Aldehyde dehydrogenase has translation MGFPIPADKIETRHYINGEFAASSDKATFELKSPYSHEKIADISEASVDDTNRAVAAAKAAFPAWAAKSPAERGALMKALAGKMRPLHDELAQLNAMDMGRPVSTYFDGYYAASLFEHYAEAGYEAKGTTSLNTPGFVNMTFRQPIGPVAAIIPWNIPTLSFAMKIAPALGAGCTIVLKTSEKAPLTPARLAHAVHECGFPPGVINILSGHGTPSGATLASHMDIRMVNFTGSTFTGRKIQAAAASSNLKKVVLELGGKSPALVFEDADLKKAAADTAGSMHMLMGQACVANSRVYVQESVAEKFKEAFIANFASPKKGDPLDPETQQGPQADGLQHERIKSYLQAASEGKGKLETGGKATQHDGKGYFIEPTMYSNVDENEKTQKEEVFGPFVNINTFKTEAEALEKANATEYGLYFSVYTKDINRAMRVAKAAESGTVAVNCTSPSMAMDTPFGGYKGSGQGR, from the exons ATGGGCTTTCCAATTCCAGCAGACAAGATTGAGACTCGCCATTACATCAATGGCGAGTTCGCAGCATCCTCCGACAAAGCTACCTTCGAGCTGAAATCGCCATACTCGCATGAGAAGATTGCCGATATCAGCGAGGCTTCAGTGGATGACACGAACCGCGCTGTTGCGGCTGCGAAGGCTGCATTTCCAGCATGGGCGGCAAAGAGTCCAGCAGAACGTGGCGCGCTGATGAAGGCTCTGGCTGGAAAGATGAGACCTCTTCACGATGAGCTTGCACAGCTGAACGCTATGGACATGGGCAGACCC gtgtctaccTATTTCGATGGCTACTACGCAGCAAGTTTATTTGAGCACTACGCGGAGGCTGGATACGAAGCCAAAGGCACTACATCACTCAACACTCCTGGCTTCGTGAACATGACCTTTCGCCAGCCTATCGGTCCAGTCGCTGCCATCATCCCATGGAACATCCCAACCCTGTCTTTCGCCATGAAGATCGCACCAGCGCTTGGTGCGGGCTGCACCATTGTGCTCAAGACGAGCGAGAAGGCACCCTTGACGCCAGCTAGACTAGCTCATGCAGTCCACGAATGTGGCTTCCCTCCTGGAGTTATCAACATCCTCTCCGGCCATGGCACACCATCAGGGGCCACACTTGCCAGCCACATGGATATTCGAATGGTAAACTTTACCGGATCCACCTTCACCGGCCGCAAGATTCAAGCTGCCGCCGCATCCAGCAACTTGAAGAAAGTAGTCTTGGAGCTTGGTGGCAAGTCACCGGCCCTCGTCTTCGAGGATGCAGACCTCAAGAAAGCCGCAGCCGACACCGCGGGATCTATGCACATGCTCATGGGCCAGGCTTGCGTGGCGAACAGCCGTGTTTACGTTCAGGAATCCGTCGCGGAGAAGTTCAAGGAGGCATTTATTGCCAACTTCGCTTCACCGAAGAAGGGTGATCCTCTCGATCCTGAGACGCAGCAGGGGCCACAGGCCGATGGACTCCAGCATGAGCGTATCAAGTCCTACCTCCAAGCGGCGTCTGAGGGTAAGGGTAAGCTAGAGACTGGTGGCAAGGCTACGCAGCATGATGGCAAGGGGTACTTCATTGAGCCGACGATGTACTCCAACGTCGATGAAAATGAGAAGACGCAGAAGGAGGAGGTCTTCGGGCCTTTCGTCAACATCAACACTTTCAAGACTGAAGCCGAAGCGCTTGAAAAGGCCAATGCGACAGAATATGGGCTGTACTTCTCGGTCTACACCAAGGATATCAACAGGGCAATGCGCGTGGCGAAGGCAGCGGAGTCAGGTACCGTGGCAGTCAATTGCACGAGTCCGTCGATGGCTATGGACACTCCCTTCGGAGGCTACAAAGGTAGCGGGCAAGGGAGATAG
- a CDS encoding Cytosolic Fe-S cluster assembly factor CFD1, with amino-acid sequence MSLKDINHITLVLSGKGGVGKSSVTTQLALSLSLQGHSVGVLDVDLTGPSIPRFFGIETSKVTQAPGGWLPVPIHEARDGQQANGHGSDAQKIGKLSCMSLGFLLANRGDAVVWRGPKKTAMIRQFLTDVQWGSLDYLLIDTPPGTSDEHISLVETLLKSATPEQLSGAVIVTTPQAISVSDVKKEINFCKKTGVHVLGVVENMAGFVCPNCSECTNVFSKGGGETMAQEFQVPFLGSIPIDPMFIRLIEEGKRPIYPQGTIIEGQDLKDDQADVDDTSGLLVEKYTACSLSKIFDGITKELTTRIER; translated from the coding sequence ATGTCGCTCAAGGACATCAACCACATAACGCTGGTGCTATCGGGCAAAGGAGGCGTCGGTAAATCGAGCGTCACCACCCAACTTGCACTCTCGCTATCACTGCAGGGACACTCGGTCGGCGTGCTCGATGTCGACCTCACTGGACCTTCGATTCCGCGCTTCTTTGGCATCGAGACGAGCAAAGTCACGCAGGCGCCTGGTGGATGGTTGCCGGTACCGATCCATGAAGCAAGAGATGGGCAGCAGGCGAACGGACATGGAAGTGATGCGCAAAAGATCGGAAAGCTGAGCTGCATGTCGCTAGGCTTTCTGCTTGCGAACAGAGGTGATGCGGTGGTGTGGAGAGGTCCGAAGAAGACGGCGATGATCAGGCAGTTCCTTACCGATGTCCAGTGGGGCAGCCTGGACTATCTTCTCATCGACACACCACCGGGAACGAGCGACGAGCATATCTCACTAGTTGAGACTCTGCTCAAGTCTGCAACACCGGAGCAGCTTTCTGGCGCTGTCATTGTCACCACACCCCAGGCCATCAGTGTGAGCGACGTGAAGAAAGAGATCAACTTCTGCAAGAAGACGGGTGTGCACGTGCTGGGAGTGGTGGAGAACATGGCTGGCTTCGTGTGTCCGAACTGCTCCGAGTGCACCAATGTCTTCTCAAAGGGAGGAGGCGAAACCATGGCCCAGGAGTTTCAAGTGCCGTTCCTGGGCAGCATACCAATTGACCCAATGTTCATTCGTCTCAtcgaggagggcaagagacCGATATATCCCCAGGGCACGATCATCGAAGGGCAGGATTTGAAAGATGACCAAGCAGATGTGGACGATACCTCTGGACTACTGGTGGAGAAGTATACAGCCTGCTCACTTTCGAAGATCTTTGATGGTATTACCAAAGAACTAACTACGAGAATCGAACGATGA
- a CDS encoding putative vacuolar amino acid transporter: MFPPSGSYSVDIEAISGTCGSISIACWVVVFSPQIIENFRRSSAEGLSVEFIIIWLLGDIFNVLGAVLQGVLATMIILAIYYTAADIVLLGQFFYYTGFRLRDPRPDKKPDNENAAPSERSPLILNGHANGNSEPTRRPANAADVETRARSRSTFRERLASLDPTHFSPAVPIHSHPEETTDSDTMKPHQPRSWVQAILFNSTAIVLVVLAGVAGYYLSPAPPQEHDKSAASDQADSLHFSLWGQIFGYICAVLYLGSRVPQLLLNYRRKSTEGLNALFFLFACIGNLTYVLSILAFEPICSRHSRGHWRESHCKSGEATSIYGKYILVNLSWLIGSLGTLFLDFAVFVQFWLYRNNNNEGTAGVNGTPNGEARGRDESTR; encoded by the coding sequence ATGTTTCCACCTTCCGGAAGCTACAGTGTCGACATCGAGGCCATATCTGGAACCTGTGGATCGATATCAATTGCATGCTGGGTGGTCGTGTTCTCCCCACAGATCATTGAAAACTTCAGACGGAGCTCTGCAGAGGGTCTGTCAGTCGAATTCATCATAATATGGCTACTTGGCGACATCTTCAACGTTCTCGGGGCGGTACTACAGGGTGTACTGGCGACGATGATCATCCTTGCCATCTATTACACCGCGGCTGATATTGTACTGCTTGGACAGTTCTTCTACTACACCGGTTTCAGGCTGCGGGATCCACGACCGGACAAGAAGCCAGATAATGAAAATGCCGCACCGTCCGAGCGATCTCCTCTGATACTGAATGGTCATGCAAATGGCAACTCCGAACCAACAAGACGTCCTGCCAATGCGGCAGATGTTGAGACACGCGCGAGATCTCGATCGACCTTCCGAGAAAGGCTTGCAAGCCTTGACCCAACACATTTTTCACCAGCTGTGCCGATCCACTCGCACCCTGAGGAAACCACGGACTCCGACACTATGAAGCCCCATCAGCCAAGATCATGGGTCCAAGCTATCTTGTTCAACAGCACGGCTATTGTCTTGGTCGTCCTCGCTGGTGTCGCTGGCTACTACCTCAGCCCAGCCCCTCCACAAGAACACGACAAGTCTGCAGCTTCGGATCAGGCTGACTCACTCCACTTCAGCCTCTGGGGTCAGATCTTTGGATATATCTGTGCAGTGCTGTACCTTGGCAGCCGTGTTCCACAGCTCCTCTTGAACTATCGCCGAAAGTCCACGGAAGGGCTGAATGCGCTCTTCTTCTTGTTCGCATGCATCGGAAACCTGACATATGTGCTGTCAATTCTCGCATTTGAGCCTATTTGCAGTCGTCACTCGCGTGGACATTGGCGAGAGAGCCACTGCAAGTCTGGAGAGGCCACGTCCATTTATGGCAAATACATCCTGGTGAACTTGAGCTGGCTGATTGGCAGTCTCGGAACGCTCTTCCTGGACTTTGCTGTCTTTGTGCAGTTCTGGCTCTACAGGAACAACAACAACGAAGGCACAGCAGGAGTCAATGGTACGCCCAATGGCGAGGCTCGAGGAAGAGATGAGAGCACTCGGTGA